In the Primulina tabacum isolate GXHZ01 chromosome 7, ASM2559414v2, whole genome shotgun sequence genome, aatttaaaaaaaaataaaaatatatacaataaTGTAATAAGAATGAAATAAAAAGCtcgaatttatgatatttcaataaaaattatttgtatacatacaatcataatcatcgtgtgtgtgtgtgtgtgtgtattgtaTTTCTGTTTAAGTACATCGTATAAATAAAATCCTATCAAATATATTAAGTGCGAAATACTTAAAATTTATGTAAATGACCGGATACCTCTTTAATTGAATTTACGATCGTATTAAATTAGGTATtgcatataattaattacatatGAAACCTCAAATATTATATTCAGGTGCTGACATAATATTAGAATATTAATTATcgattaaataataaatgagaatatgtttgagatatatGGTTTCTATATCTGTTAAACTGTTTGACTCAGTTCATTTagtgaaaaaataattttcttcacATGAGATTTTCTCGaaaattttggtggaaaaaatATAAATGGAATATTACATTCATGTCTTCTGTATTTACTATATTAGCCAACATGCAAGAGAGAGAGATGaatatataagaataaaaataaatggcATGGACACCCCATGATCCCACCCCCACCCCCACCCCCACCCGGGGAATTTGTCCATAAATATACGTCCACTCCACTCTTCCATTTCTCAAAACCAGACATCTCTTCCCCACCATTTCCATTTGATCTCCTCTCCAATTTcagaatcaaatcaaaatcGAAAAAATGAGAACAGGCGGCGCGTTATTCCACACCTCCCACCTCTCAGAAAACACCGCGGCAGAAGCCACCAACACCGCTAAGGCGACCTTCTCTCCGCCCGCCACCATCCAACGCTCTCCCTGGCACTCTCCTGTACCATACCTCTTCGGCGGCCTGGCCGCCATGCTTGGACTCATTGCCTTTGCTCTCTTGATCCTCGCCTGCTCTTACTGGAGACTCTCGGGCCAAGTGAATGACGGCGAAGGCGACGGCGCCGCCACCGAGAAAGGGGAGAGCAGCTCTGAGGATAAAGCCTTGCATGTGTTCGAGGAGAAGTATTTGGTGATCATGGCCGGTGAAGTGAAGCCGACGTTCTTGGCTACGCCCATGTCCAGCAGGGATTCTTTTTTTAACGATGATCAAAAACTTAACGGCAAAGAAACTGAGAAGACGAAGAATCGGATGAACGAAAATCAATTAACACAAACGGCAGAAGAAAATACAGAAGAAACCCAAGGATCTCAACCGAGCCAAGAACAAATCCATTGATACTTTTACCTTTGGATTTTCGTTCAATTTTTAGATCtgagaaaaatatataaaaattttgttctgaGAAAAGCAGTACTAGTCGTGAAATGCGGGAGAGATGATCGTTTCGGGGGAAGT is a window encoding:
- the LOC142551052 gene encoding protein GLUTAMINE DUMPER 4-like, producing the protein MRTGGALFHTSHLSENTAAEATNTAKATFSPPATIQRSPWHSPVPYLFGGLAAMLGLIAFALLILACSYWRLSGQVNDGEGDGAATEKGESSSEDKALHVFEEKYLVIMAGEVKPTFLATPMSSRDSFFNDDQKLNGKETEKTKNRMNENQLTQTAEENTEETQGSQPSQEQIH